In the genome of Neodiprion pinetum isolate iyNeoPine1 chromosome 2, iyNeoPine1.2, whole genome shotgun sequence, one region contains:
- the RIOK1 gene encoding serine/threonine-protein kinase RIO1, producing the protein MASLDEGQFSDADEETIEKTKCGKPMIIHELTVTVGQLQIDIEDNTEYDSEDDSYDWDVDARGNYQLKNNSRSNGTANSQMASNKVSNYQPTDKLFRRYSNKINVEKYEGPSLPNHAANLLIESNKRTENERIRTKDKHDRATAEQVMDPRTRMILFKLLNRGIIAEINGCISTGKEANVYHATSKTGIEFAIKIYKTSILVFKDRDKYVSGGFRFRHGYCRHNPRKMVRTWAEKEMRNLLRLSQAGVCAPKPILLRSHVLLMDFIGNDGWPAPKLKDVEINSSKARSLYRECVVMMWRIYNKCKLVHADLSEFNLLYHKGEIVVIDVSQSVEHDHPHAYEFLRKDCTNITEFFKKHGVAVMTMKELFDFITDPNIVEDTMDEYLDALAEQVMLRESEEMDPNSQIEEQVFKQTYIPQRLNEVINIDKDISEANTGEQNLLRKTVYGLSIDLPKATTVTSKIIATKSHDDSHTEESGEDVSESDSESQNNDESKFVNSARPRDESPDSKKARKKAIKEQQAENRKKKTKKHIKKRKEKMVRKK; encoded by the exons ATGGCATCACTGGACGAAGGCCAATTTAGCGATGCCGATGAAGAAAcgat agaaaaaacgaaatgtGGAAAACCAATGATCATTCACGAATTGACCGTCACAGTAGGACAATTGCAAATAGACATCGAAGACAACACAGAATATGACTCTGAAGACGATTCATACGATTGGGATGTAGATGCTAGAGGCAATTACCAGTTGAAGAACAATAGTCGTTCAAATGGAACGGCCAACAGTCAGATGGCAAGCAATAAAGTTTCCAACTACCAGCCtactgataaattatttcgacgTTACTccaataaaataaatgttgaaaaatatgaggGACCCAGTTTGCCCAATCATGCGGCTAATTTACTTATCGAAAGTAACAAACGCACTGAAAATGAACGGATAAGAACAAAAGACAAACATGACAGAGCAACGGCTGAGCAAGTTATGGATCCTCGCACACgtatgattttattcaaactaCTCAACAGAGGTATAATCGCTGAAATCAATGGTTGTATTTCAACGGGAAAAGAAGCTAATGTTTATCATGCCACCTCTAAAACTGGTATTGAATTCGCGATAAAAATCTACAAAACATCAATACTAGTGTTTAAGGATAGAGACAAGTATGTAAGCGGTGGATTTCGTTTCCGTCATGGTTACTGTCGTCACAATCCACGTAAAATGGTTCGCACTTGGGCAGAGAAAGAAATGCGGAATTTATTGAGGCTCAGTCAGGCAGGAGTATGTGCTCCGAAACCAATTTTGTTGCGCAGCCATGTTCTCCTGATGGACTTCATAGGTAACGATGGATGGCCAGCACCAAAGTTGAAAgacgttgaaataaattcttcaaaGGCCCGCTCGCTTTACAGAGAATGTGTTGTGATGATGTGGAGAATATACAATAAATGTAAATTGGTTCATGCTGATTTAAGCGAATTTAATTTACTCTATCACAAAGGAGAGATTGTTGTCATAGATGTATCTCAATCAGTTGAACATGATCATCCTCATGCGTATGAATTTCTCCGAAAAGACTGCACTAACATCACAG AATTCTTCAAGAAACATGGAGTTGCAGTTATGACGATGAAGGAATTATTTGACTTCATCACAGATCCTAATATAGTGGAAGATACGATGGATGAGTACTTGGATGCGTTAGCAGAACAAGTTATGCTAAGAGAATCAGAGGAAATGGATCCCAACAGTCAAATAGAAGAACAAGTGTTTAAACAAACATATATACCTCAGAGGCTCAATGAG GTTATTAACATTGACAAAGATATATCTGAGGCTAATACCGGAGAGCAAAATTTGTTGAGGAAAACCGTGTATGGACTGAGCATTGATTTACCCAAAGCAACAACTGTCACCtcaaaaattattgcaacCAAAAGTCACGACGACAGCCATACCGAAGAAAGCGGAGAGGATGTATCTGAATCTGATTCAGAGTCACAAAATAACGATGAATCGAAATTTGTCAATTCAGCTCGACCACGAGACGAAAGTCCTGACAGCAAGAAG GCACGAAAAAAAGCTATCAAAGAACAACAAGCAGAAAATCGTAAGAAGAAAACCAAGAAgcacataaaaaaaagaaaagaaaagatggTGAGAAAGAAATAG